The following proteins are co-located in the Pelecanus crispus isolate bPelCri1 chromosome 5, bPelCri1.pri, whole genome shotgun sequence genome:
- the LOC142593521 gene encoding tubulin alpha-5 chain has translation MGNTCWELYCLEHGIQPDGQMPSDKTIGGGDDSFTTFFCETGAGKHVPRAIFVDLEPTVIDEVRAGIYRQLFHPEQLITGKEDAANNYARGHYTIGKEIIDQVLDRIRKLADQCTGLQGFLVFHSFGGGTGSGFTSLLMERLSVDYGKKSKLEFSIYPAPQVSTAVVEPYNSILTTHTTLEHSDCAFMVDNEAIYDICRRNLDIERPTYTNLNRLISQIVSSITASLRFDGALNVDLTEFQTNLVPYPRIHFPLATYAPVISAEKAYHEQLSVAEITNSCFEPANQMVKCDPRHGKYMACCLLYRGDVVPKDVNAAIATIKTKRSIQFVDWCPTGFKVGINYQPPTVVPGGDLAKVQRAVCMLSNTTAIAEAWARLDHKFDLMYAKRAFVHWYVGEGMEEGEFSEAREDMAALEKDYEEVGLDSYEDEEEGEE, from the exons ATGGGCAACACCTGCTGGGAGCTGTACTGCCTGGAGCACGGCATCCAGCCCGACGGGCAGATGCCCAGTGACAAAACCATTGGTGGAGGGGATGACTCCTTCACCACCTTCTTCTGTGAGACCGGGGCTGGGAAGCACGTCCCACGGGCCATCTTCGTGGACCTGGAGCCCACAGTGATCG ATGAGGTTCGGGCTGGAATCTACCGCCAGCTCTTCCACCCTGAGCAGCTGATCACCGGTAaggaggatgctgccaacaACTACGCCCGTGGGCACTACACCATCGGCAAAGAGATCATCGACCAAGTGCTGGACAGGATCCGGAAGCTG GCTGACCAGTGCACGGGACTCCAGGGATTCCTTGTGTTTCACAGCTTTGGAGGTGGTACTGGCTCTGGATTCACCTCCCTGTTGATGGAGCGTCTCTCTGTTGACTACGGCAAGAAGTCCAAGCTGGAGTTCTCCATCTACCCTGCACCACAGGTCTCCACTGCCGTGGTGGAGCCCTACAACTCCATCCTCACCACCCACACCACCCTGGAGCACTCGGACTGTGCTTTCATGGTGGACAATGAGGCCATCTACGACATCTGCCGCAGGAACCTGGACATCGAGCGCCCAACCTACACCAACCTCAACCGCCTCATCAGCCAGATAGTCTCATCCATCACGGCGTCGCTGCGGTTTGATGGGGCCCTGAACGTCGACCTGACCGAGTTCCAGACCAACCTAGTGCCCTACCCTCGCATCCACTTCCCCCTGGCCACCTACGCGCCTGTCATCTCCGCAGAGAAGGCCTATCACGAGCAGCTATCGGTGGCCGAGATCACCAACTCCTGCTTTGAGCCAGCCAACCAGATGGTGAAGTGCGACCCTCGCCACGGCAAGTACAtggcctgctgcctgctgtacCGTGGAGACGTGGTGCCCAAGGACGTCAACGCCGCCATCGCCACCATCAAGACCAAGCGCAGCATCCAGTTTGTGGACTGGTGCCCCACGGGCTTCAAGGTGGGCATCAACTACCAGCCACCCACGGTGGTGCCGGGGGGGGACCTGGCCAAGGTGCAGCGCGCCGTCTGCATGCTGAGCAACACCACAGCCATCGCTGAGGCCTGGGCTCGCCTGGACCACAAGTTTGACCTGATGTACGCCAAGCGAGCCTTTGTGCACTGGTACGTGGGCGAGGGCATGGAGGAAGGGGAGTTCTCCGAGGCGCGGGAAGACATGGCTGCTCTGGAGAAGGATTACGAGGAGGTGGGCCTGGACTCCTACGAGGACGAAGAGGAGGGCGAGGAGTAG
- the STK16 gene encoding serine/threonine-protein kinase 16 isoform X3, translating to MGQALCVCSRGTISLGGVRYLLLHRLAEGDLKPTNVLLDEDDRPVLMDLGSMNQARIEVNSSREAMAVQDWAAQRCTISYRAPELFTVPSQCVIDERTDIWSLGCVLYCMMFGEGPYDAIFQKGDSVALAVQNPITVPPTTRYSAALQHLLSSMMTLNPQERPSINDVLHQLEGLQPAPAGQDTTQI from the exons ATGGGGCAGGCGCTGTGCGTCTGCTCCCGCGGCACCATCAGCCTGGGGGGCGTGCGGTACCTCCTGCTCCACCGCCTGGCAGAGGG GGACCTCAAGCCCACCAACGTGCTGCTGGATGAGGATGACCGGCCTGTGCTGATGGACCTGGGCTCCATGAACCAAGCTCGCATTGAAGTCAACAGCTCTCGGGAGGCCATGGCCGTGCAG GACTGGgctgcccagcgctgcaccATCTCCTACCGTGCTCCCGAGCTCTTCACGGTGCCGAGCCAGTGCGTCATAGACGAGCGCACAGATATCTGG TCCCTAGGCTGCGTCCTGTACTGTATGATGTTTGGGGAGGGCCCCTACGACGCCATCTTCCAGAAGGGTGACAGCGTGGCCCTGGCAGTGCAGAACCCCATCACTGTGCCCCCCACGACCAG gtACTCGGCTGCCTTACAGcacctgctctcctccatgatGACGCTGAACCCCCAGGAGCGTCCCAGCATAAATGATGTCCTCCACcagctggaggggctgcagccagcgcCGGCGGGCCAGGACACCACGCAGATCTGA
- the STK16 gene encoding serine/threonine-protein kinase 16 isoform X1: MGQALCVCSRGTISLGGVRYLLLHRLAEGGFSYVDLVEGLRDGRFYALKRILCHDKEDRQAALHEVEMHGLFDHPNILRLEAHCMVEKGAKHEAWLLLPYVKGGTLWSEVEALRKKGTFMPEQRILLILHGICRGLQAIHSKGYAHRDLKPTNVLLDEDDRPVLMDLGSMNQARIEVNSSREAMAVQDWAAQRCTISYRAPELFTVPSQCVIDERTDIWSLGCVLYCMMFGEGPYDAIFQKGDSVALAVQNPITVPPTTRYSAALQHLLSSMMTLNPQERPSINDVLHQLEGLQPAPAGQDTTQI, from the exons ATGGGGCAGGCGCTGTGCGTCTGCTCCCGCGGCACCATCAGCCTGGGGGGCGTGCGGTACCTCCTGCTCCACCGCCTGGCAGAGGG GGGCTTCAGCTATGTGGACCTGGTGGAAGGGCTGCGGGACGGGCGTTTCTATGCCCTGAAGCGCATCCTGTGCCATGACAAGGAGGACCGCCAGGCCGCCCTGCATGAGGTGGAGATGCACGGCCTCTTCGACCACCCCAACATCCTGCGTCTGGAGGCCCACTGCATGGTGGAGAAGGGCGCCAAGCACGAAGCCTGGCTCCTCCTGCCCTACGTGAAG GGGGGGACCCTCTGGAGTGAGGTGGAAGCACTGCGAAAGAAAGGGACCTTCATGCCAGAGCAGcggatcctcctcatcctccatGGCATCTGCCGAGGGCTGCAAGCCATCCACAGCAAGGGCTACGCGCACAG GGACCTCAAGCCCACCAACGTGCTGCTGGATGAGGATGACCGGCCTGTGCTGATGGACCTGGGCTCCATGAACCAAGCTCGCATTGAAGTCAACAGCTCTCGGGAGGCCATGGCCGTGCAG GACTGGgctgcccagcgctgcaccATCTCCTACCGTGCTCCCGAGCTCTTCACGGTGCCGAGCCAGTGCGTCATAGACGAGCGCACAGATATCTGG TCCCTAGGCTGCGTCCTGTACTGTATGATGTTTGGGGAGGGCCCCTACGACGCCATCTTCCAGAAGGGTGACAGCGTGGCCCTGGCAGTGCAGAACCCCATCACTGTGCCCCCCACGACCAG gtACTCGGCTGCCTTACAGcacctgctctcctccatgatGACGCTGAACCCCCAGGAGCGTCCCAGCATAAATGATGTCCTCCACcagctggaggggctgcagccagcgcCGGCGGGCCAGGACACCACGCAGATCTGA
- the GLB1L gene encoding beta-galactosidase-1-like protein yields MAVSTSPFVLHPGPAERPANTGLLALALLLAAGLLHTQASPPARSFQVDYEENCFRKDGAPFRYISGSIHYARVPRPAWRDRLLKMYMSGLSAVQVYVPWNYHEPLPGVYDFDGDRDVEAFLDLTAELGLLVILRPGPYICAEWEMGGLPAWLLWKPDIVLRSSDPAYLAAVDSWLHVLLPKIKPRLYQHGGNIISVQVENEYGSYYACDYEYLRHLLGSFRALLGGEVLLFTTDGTRAEELRCGTLQGLYATVDFGPGSNVTEAFGAQRQVEPKGPLVNSEYYTGWLDYWGEAHASTSAAWVARGLEDMLQLGASVNMYMFHGGTNFAYWSGADFKDQYKPVTTSYDYDAPLSEAGDPTEKLFAIRTVISKFQPLPVGPMPPATPKYAYGWVALGKYADLLDVLDVLCPSGPTQSQFPLTFEAIKQAHGFVVYRTQLPRDVLDPATLGAPPHSVCDRGYVMLQQEYQGTLERDGQTTLHVAGRAGDTLDVLLENMGRISFGANISDFKGLLGNLSLDSSPLSNWLIYPLAIDAAIQQGWPHAAPPKSSSRGRAGPAFYTGTFETPGIAWDTFVKFPGWSKGQLWINGFNLGRYWPHRGPQQTLFVPGSVLHAGRPNNITVLELEGAPPTPFLLFLDRPLFNRTLSRSTAATK; encoded by the exons ATGGCGGTGTCCACGTCCCCCTTCGTCCTCCATCCTGGGCCTGCCGAGCGCCCAGCGAATACAGGGCTGCTGGCtcttgccctgctgctggcGGCAGGGCTCCTGCACACACAG GCCTCCCCCCCGGCACGCTCCTTCCAGGTGGATTACGAGGAGAACTGCTTCCGCAAGGATGGTGCCCCTTTCCGCTACATCTCGGGCAGCATCCACTATGCCCGCGTCCCACGCCCCGCCTGGAGGGACCGGCTCCTCAAGATGTACATGAGCGGGCTCAGCGCCGTGCAGGT CTACGTCCCCTGGAACTACCATGAGCCGCTGCCGGGGGTTTATGACTTTGATGGGGACCGGGACGTGGAAGCCTTCCTGGACCTGACAGCCGAGCTGGGGCTTCTGGTGATCCTGCGGCCAGGGCCATACATCTGTGCAGAGTGGGAGATG GGtggcctgcctgcctggctgctgtggAAACCAGACATCGTCCTGCGCTCATCCGACCCCG CCTACCTGGCAGCTGTGGACTCCTGGCTCCATGTCCTGCTACCCAAGATCAAGCCACGCCTGTACCAGCACGGAGGGAACATCATCAGCGTGCAG GTGGAGAACGAATACGGGAGCTACTACGCCTGCGACTACGAGTACCTGCGGCACCTGCTGGGCTCCTTCCGGGCGCTGCTGGGGGGCGAGGTGCTGCTCTTCACCACCGACGGCACACGGGCAGAGGAGCTGCGCTGCGGCACACTGCAGGGGCTCTACGCCACTGTGGACTTTGGGCCAG GCTCCAACGTAACGGAGGCGTTTGGTGCCCAGCGCCAGGTCGAGCCGAAGGGGCCCCTG GTGAACTCTGAGTACTACACGGGCTGGCTGGACTACTGGGGGGAGGCGCACGCCAGCACCAGCGCAGCATGGGTGGCCCGGGGGCTGGAGGAcatgctgcagctgggagccagCGTCAACAT GTACATGTTCCATGGGGGGACGAACTTCGCGTACTGGAGCG GTGCTGACTTCAAGGACCAGTACAAACCAGTGACCACCAGCTATGACTATGATGCCCCCCTCTCGGAGGCAGGAGACCCCACCGAGAAGCTGTTTGCCATCCGCACGGTCATCAGCAAG TTCCAGCCCCTGCCAGTTGGTCCGATGCCACCCGCCACCCCCAAGTACGCCTACGGCTGGGTGGCCTTGGGGAAG TATGCCGACCTCCTGGATGTCTTGGATGTGCTGTGCCCTTCCGGGCCCACCCAGAGCCAGTTCCCCCTCACCTTTGAGGCCATAAAGCAG GCCCATGGCTTTGTGGTGTACCGCACACAGCTGCCCCGGGACGTCCTGGACCCAGCCACGCTGGGGGCTCCTCCCCACAGTGTCTGCGACCGCGGCTACgtgatgctgcagcag GAGTACCAGGGGACGCTGGAGCGGGATGGGCAGACAACGCTGCAcgtggcaggcagggcaggggacacCTTGGACGTGCTCCTGGAGAACATGGGCAGGATCAGCTTTGGGGCCAACATCAGTGACTTCAAG GGCTTGCTGGGGAACCTCTCCTTGGACTCCAGCCCTCTCAGCAACTGGCTGATCTACCCCCTGGCCATAGACGCTGCCATCCAGCAGGGCTGGCCCCACGCTGCCCCACCAAAATCAagcagcaggggcagagcagggccagcCTTCTACACTGGGACCTTTGAGACCCCTGGCATCGCCTGGGACACCTTTGTGAAGTTCCCAGGTTGGAGCAAG GGCCAGCTGTGGATAAACGGCTTCAACCTGGGCCGGTACTGGCCCCACCGCGGGCCCCAGCAGACCCTCTTTGTGCCTGGCTCGGTGCTGCATGCTGGCCGCCCAAACAACATCacagtgctggagctggagggggcaccccccacccccttcctgCTCTTCCTCGACCGACCCCTTTTCAACAGGACCCTCAGCCGCAGCACTGCGGCCACAAAATAA
- the STK16 gene encoding serine/threonine-protein kinase 16 isoform X2 encodes MGQALCVCSRGTISLGGVRYLLLHRLAEGGFSYVDLVEGLRDGRFYALKRILCHDKEDRQAALHEVEMHGLFDHPNILRLEAHCMVEKGAKHEAWLLLPYVKGGTLWSEVEALRKKGTFMPEQRILLILHGICRGLQAIHSKGYAHRDLKPTNVLLDEDDRPVLMDLGSMNQARIEVNSSREAMAVQSLGCVLYCMMFGEGPYDAIFQKGDSVALAVQNPITVPPTTRYSAALQHLLSSMMTLNPQERPSINDVLHQLEGLQPAPAGQDTTQI; translated from the exons ATGGGGCAGGCGCTGTGCGTCTGCTCCCGCGGCACCATCAGCCTGGGGGGCGTGCGGTACCTCCTGCTCCACCGCCTGGCAGAGGG GGGCTTCAGCTATGTGGACCTGGTGGAAGGGCTGCGGGACGGGCGTTTCTATGCCCTGAAGCGCATCCTGTGCCATGACAAGGAGGACCGCCAGGCCGCCCTGCATGAGGTGGAGATGCACGGCCTCTTCGACCACCCCAACATCCTGCGTCTGGAGGCCCACTGCATGGTGGAGAAGGGCGCCAAGCACGAAGCCTGGCTCCTCCTGCCCTACGTGAAG GGGGGGACCCTCTGGAGTGAGGTGGAAGCACTGCGAAAGAAAGGGACCTTCATGCCAGAGCAGcggatcctcctcatcctccatGGCATCTGCCGAGGGCTGCAAGCCATCCACAGCAAGGGCTACGCGCACAG GGACCTCAAGCCCACCAACGTGCTGCTGGATGAGGATGACCGGCCTGTGCTGATGGACCTGGGCTCCATGAACCAAGCTCGCATTGAAGTCAACAGCTCTCGGGAGGCCATGGCCGTGCAG TCCCTAGGCTGCGTCCTGTACTGTATGATGTTTGGGGAGGGCCCCTACGACGCCATCTTCCAGAAGGGTGACAGCGTGGCCCTGGCAGTGCAGAACCCCATCACTGTGCCCCCCACGACCAG gtACTCGGCTGCCTTACAGcacctgctctcctccatgatGACGCTGAACCCCCAGGAGCGTCCCAGCATAAATGATGTCCTCCACcagctggaggggctgcagccagcgcCGGCGGGCCAGGACACCACGCAGATCTGA